A genomic window from Salvia splendens isolate huo1 chromosome 11, SspV2, whole genome shotgun sequence includes:
- the LOC121756128 gene encoding putative UDP-glucuronate:xylan alpha-glucuronosyltransferase 3, with amino-acid sequence MRGTSPTSLESRHRLSFNNEDTSKRRFLRSRVFKDGERSLYRSIMDRISSFKFSTLKAVMIIIIIGAFFTILRSPSIHDSDHMSRSRYRSNLADRFGIDQSYTSHLDIDWDEASAAMERLTDRDEYKGVGLLNLNEEEISQWKQLLPDAEHAVLFTDYASPNVTWETLYPEWLDEEEEFDVPTCPSLPRIHYPGKPRLDLIVVKLPCDKSKQNWARDIARFHLQLEAARVAAMAKGYHPVHVLLITECFPTPNLFTCKELIVREGNIWLYKPNLNKLREKLNLPVGSCELAIPLKTEDNWNSGNARREAYATILHSAHVYVCGAIAAAQSIRMAGSTRDLVILVDESISDYHRGGLEEAGWKIHTIQRIRNPKAERDAYNEWNYSKFRLWQLTDYDKIIFIDADLLVLRNIDFIFEMPEITATGNNATLFNSGVMVIEPSNCTFELLMDHINEIESYNGGDQGYLNEIFPWWHRIPKHMNFLKHFWIGDEPERKEMKTRLFGADPPVLYVLHYLGMKPWLCFRDYDCNWNVDILQEFASDVAHRTWWKVHDAMPEKLQKYCLLRSKQKAALEWDRRQAEKGNYSDGHWQIKIQDPRLTTCFEDFCFWESMLWHWGDKNWTDNSTATLPQPPPSSAQTASL; translated from the exons ATGAGAGGAACCTCGCCTACTTCGCTAGAGTCCAGGCATAGGCTCTCTTTCAATAA TGAGGATACAAGCAAAAGAAGGTTTCTTAGAAGTAGAGTATTTAAAGATGGGGAACGATCCCTTTATCGATCCATTATGGACAGGATATCGAGCTTCAAGTTCTCCACCTTGAAGGCTGTGATGATCATCATCATAATTGGAGCATTTTTCACAATTCTACGTTCTCCGTCAATTCATGATTCAGATCATATGTCCCGTTCTCGATATAG gtcaaatttgGCCGATAGATTTGGCATAGATCAAAGTTACACATCACATTTAGATATCGACTGGGATGAAGCATCGGCAGCAATGGAGAGACTAACCGACAGGGATGAGTATAAGGGAGTAGGGTTGCTGAATCTCAACGAGGAAGAAATTAGTCAGTGGAAGCAGTTGTTACCGGATGCAGAGCATGCCGTGCTTTTCACAGATTATGCCTCTCCCAATGTTACTTGGGAAACATTATATCCAGAATGGCTAGACGAGGAAGAAGAGTTCGATGTTCCCACTTGTCCTTCTTTACCCAGAATTCACTACCCGGGGAAACCACGGTTGGATCTTATTGTGGTGAAGCTTCCGTGTGATAAATCCAAGCAAAACTGGGCAAGGGACATAGCTCGTTTCCACTTACAACTTGAAGCTGCAAGGGTAGCTGCAATGGCCAAGGGGTATCATCCTGTGCATGTTCTTCTAATCACCGAGTGTTTCCCGACCCCTAATCTGTTTACTTGCAAAGAGCTGATTGTAAGGGAAGGCAACATATGGCTGTATAAGCCCAATTTGAATAAACTGAGGGAAAAGCTCAACCTTCCAGTCGGGTCATGCGAACTTGCAATTCCTCTTAAGACCGAAG ATAATTGGAACTCGGGTAATGCAAGGCGAGAAGCATATGCAACTATTCTGCACTCAGCTCACGTCTACGTCTGTGGGGCGATTGCTGCAGCTCAGAGCATCCGTATGGCAGGTTCGACTCGTGATCTTGTGATACTAGTTGATGAAAGTATCAGCGACTACCACAGGGGCGGCCTTGAGGAGGCGGGATGGAAAATCCATACGATTCAAAGAATAAGAAATCCAAAGGCAGAACGAGATGCCTACAATGAATGGAACTACAGCAAGTTTCGTCTTTGGCAGTTGACTGATTACGACAAGATTATATTCATAGATGCTGATCTGTTAGTTCTGAGAAACATCGACTTCATCTTCGAGATGCCAGAGATAACAGCCACAGGGAACAACGCGACCCTCTTCAACTCGGGGGTGATGGTGATCGAGCCATCAAACTGCACGTTTGAGCTGCTGATGGACCACATCAACGAGATAGAGTCGTACAACGGTGGAGACCAAGGGTACTTGAATGAGATCTTCCCATGGTGGCATCGGATCCCTAAACACATGAATTTCTTGAAACACTTTTGGATTGGTGACGAGCCGGAGAGGAAAGAGATGAAGACGCGTCTGTTTGGTGCTGATCCGCCAGTGCTATACGTGCTTCACTATTTGGGGATGAAACCATGGCTGTGTTTCAGGGACTACGACTGCAACTGGAACGTGGACATATTGCAGGAATTTGCAAGCGATGTGGCGCACAGGACATGGTGGAAGGTCCATGATGCAATGCCGGAGAAGTTACAGAAGTACTGCTTGCTTCGATCGAAGCAGAAGGCAGCTCTGGAGTGGGATCGCAGGCAGGCTGAGAAAGGTAACTATAGCGACGGGCACTGGCAAATTAAGATACAGGATCCGCGGCTGACGACCTGCTTCGAAGATTTCTGCTTCTGGGAAAGCATGTTGTGGCACTGGGGGGACAAGAACTGGACGGACAACTCCACGGCGACTCTGCCGCAGCCGCCACCATCTTCTGCTCAAACAGCTTCTTTATGA